The window atttaaaattaattaatttctgtgatgcaaagcggaattttaagcatcattactccagtgtttaGTTTCACACAATCATTCAGAACTCAATAATAATCACCTAAATTGCCAAccgttttcatttaattaattacttaagaatagttaaaataataaaataaaaaataatgtcgTAAAAAAtggtactgatcccaaacatcTGAAGGTGAGCAGGGGAAGCGTATCAACCTCTGGCCTATGTCtatatgttaaaggagaagtccacttccggaacaacaattcacaaataatttactcatcgccttgtcatcaaagatgttcatgtctttcagtcttcagtcgtgaagaaataatgtttttttgaggaaaacatttcaggatttttctccatataatggacttcattggtgccctgattttgaacttttaaatgcagtttaaatgcagcttcaaagggctctaaacgatcccaggcaaggaagaagggtcttatctagcgaaacgatctgccaattattttggaaaataattttttaatactttttaagcacaaaagcttgtgtagcacaggctctgggatgtacTATTGAATTACGTCAAAAGGGCATGCagaatgtaggcggaactacagacccagtgtttacaaagtgaacgtgcaacaATAAAGTGAAAGGAAGTTTGTAAACACCTCTCaaattgtaggagaaaataaagtGAACTtccacgtgattcgtagtagtgatgggaagtttggatcattttaccaactcggacctttgagtcttattcagcaaaatgaacgaatcttttttttttttttgagtcatttcgttcattttagcaaaatataattaaaatgttacgtgttactttcctaacacatctactgcttacacaaacattgatcacactacaaacaagacaaaactataatgctataagaaacagaaaagattaattcattgtttacctgggtctttagtctatgattagctcacctcacctcttatctaacaagttttcgggtttgagttgttcgttcatcacgtaaCAGCCCCAttagatgaacgaacaactcgaaaCAGGTTAATTAATTCCAGTACAAAACCTAATAGGATATTGTGCATGcacaactgaacgaatcactccccgagacgactcgttcttcccgagtcacattaaagattcattcaaaatgaaagaatcgttcaagaacgacccatcactaattcgtagcattgtggacacacatcccagagcctgtgctacatgagttttgtgcttaaaaagtagacaaatttttatttttcgacaaaaaaaaaatcctgaaatgctttccccaaaaaccataatttctttatgactgaagacagaaagacaaaaatgaacattttggatgacatgggggtcagtaaattatttgtaaattgttgttctggaagtggacttctcctttaaccattAACTATTTCTATGATCTGTGCATACTactcatgtttttatttcagaactTTTTCAGAACTAGAGCGAGTGTGTTATTGTTATTCTTCTAGTaagattaaaaatgataaagatAATGATTAAACTCATTGGAGTCCATCCTAAAACAACAAGGAATGAAGACAGTTCGTATTTGTCTGTTCTTTATAAAAGGAACACTTCATTATCATGGTTGGGGGAACAAATAGTTGCTTCAAAACCCACTAGGGTAATACATGTTTGTGGGTATACAGACATGGAACAGTAAAAAGGGTAAACTTGaattcaaatgatttaaagCGCAATTTCACCATTTTTTAACACCGCCTGACTGCGAagcaaaatgatacatttatttatattaatgaatCCAATTTCCTAAACACCACATATATTTTAGTAACTGAAGAGTTTTCTTGAATCATggctttccaaataaaatacccacatattacactgtaacaatGATTGGCCTTCATATGAAAATGATGCTGAAGAAATATCTCAAAAGAAGAGTCTGTGCATGTTCTGTAAGtggagaataaaaaatattactaaaatatgttgTGTCAATCGGTTTAGTCAATAAACTCGCTGCTAAGCTGAAGCTGAAACCCCTCTAAATGCTCCTTCAGTCTCTCTCTGACATCCGCCGTGGGCCTCATGTCCGACTGATGCGTAATCTGCCCGTTTTCCCACCCCGTAACCGTCAATGCCGTGGAGTCGCACTTCACACTCAGTCCATCCCTTTCTTCAGCATCCTTTGACTGATATCTCTCCAATATCACCTGAGGCTGCACAGTCTCAATCACAGTTTCAACATCCACCCTGTTCCTTTCCCTCGCTTCGGTGGGAACCGACATCAGTAAGACATGATCGTCAGTCCTCTCCTGAACCCAGAAGAACTGCTGTCCCTGCTCCATTTCCACGTCGCTCTTTTCCTTTGTGGCAAGGTCAGGAAGAAGAAGTCCCTGTTGCGGCTGAAGCACTTGGATTTGCTGCAGCTGGAATGGCGCAGAAGTTTCCTGTAGTGTGGTTTGGTATTGAATAGGTCCAGACGAAGTGTGCATGTCAGTCTGTGGATGCAGTAGAGCGAGTTGCTGAACTGCTTCTGCATTATTGTGGAGCTCGAGAGATGTTTCGTCCTCTGTGTTCAGTTGGTGAGGTTGCAACTCCATGGTGACCACCTGCATTGTGTCCTCGTTTTCTGCGCTCtcacaataatataaataatagctTTGTTGCTCCACAGGTGCAGCATCAGTCCTTGAGTTCTCTGACTTTTGTTCTTTGAGTACTTTGGCTTTCTTTTTGATTTCCTGGATTCTCTTAGGCTTATATTTTGTATGAGATCCTTGAACCTCATCAGCTCCTACAGTTGCTTCTTTGTATCCACTTACTTTGTTTCCTTCATTGTCTCTTCCACAATAAAAGCAACacccttcttcttcttccccGGTGACTTTTCCTTTAGCCTGTGTTTGTCCGTTCCAACCCTCGGCCAGGAGGTCGATTTCATCAGTTGCGCCTTCATTTGCACTCTCCTCCAATCCCTCAAGATCCCTGCAACCTCTTTCCACCTTCGCCCCCTGTCCCTTTTGAGAAGTCCAGCTTGAAAACCTTCCTCCTCGGGCCTCCTTTCCTTTCGCCCCTTCTCGTGTGCGAAACAGCGTACTTCTAAGTCGGTTTTCTCTGAGGCGTAGCAGAGCATGGCGTAGGCGGTTCTCCCGCCGTCGGGCGGCACTCAAAAGTCGCAGTGCTTTTTCCAAGCTATCGATGGCTTTGTCGTAGCGCTTGCGCCACACTAGAGGGCACAGCTGAGCATAGTTGTGCTCTTTTGGCAAGTAAAAGCCAGGAGGAGGGGGGAGACGCCTCATGTAGCAGGATGGAGAAGGTGGACGAGGAGGAGGTTGAGGAGAAGAGGGATCAGGCGGTGGGTCCTCTAATGACGTCTCTTCAGAGGTTTGAGGAGCCTCAGATGAAGGCTGAGGAGGAGGCTGAACATGCTTGTCCTCCCCTTCGCCGTTTTCACACTCATTTTCTGCTACTTTTTGCACCACAGCCTCATTGTTGGAGATCTCCTGGTTTTCTGAGTCTTCATTAATGGTGGAGGTCttgacactgaaaaaaattggtttaaaaatatttagtcatttagcagatgcttttatccaaagcgacttacaaatgaggacaatagaagcaatcaaaTTTCAACAAACGCACAACTATACAGTTGAGGTAAAAAATTTGCATCCccttttcaaaatcatttaaaatgcatgttattgtttatttagtactgacctgaatatttcacataaaagatgtttacatatagtccacaagagaaaatagctgaatttataaaaatgacccggttcaaaagtttacatacacttgattcttaatactgtgttgttacctgaatgatccacagctgtgttttgtttagtgatagttgtttatgagtcccttgtttgtcctgaacagttaaactgcctgctgttcttcagaaaaatccttcaggtcccacaaattctttggtttttaacatttttgtgtatttggacccttttccaacaatgactgtatgattttgagatccatcttttcacactgaggacaactgagggactcatacgcaactattacagaaggttcaaacgctcactgatgctccagaaggaaaaaacatgtaaaagagCATGGGAAGaaacctttgaacagaatgtagatgtaaacattttacttattttgcctaaatatcatattttttcatttagtactgcccttcagaatctacagaagatatgtttcccagatgacaaaataagttacatttatcctgatcttcaaattcaaaatgttttcaccccctggctcttaatgcattttgtttcctcctggagcatcagtgagcgtttaaaccttcagtaatagttgcatgtgagtcccacagttgtcctcagtgtaaaaagatggatctcaaaatcatacagtcattgttggaaagggttcaaatacaaaaaaatgctggaaaaccaaaaaatctgaaggatttttacgaagaacagcaggcagtttaactgttaaggacaaacaagggactcatgaacaactttcacCATACAAAAAACAcaggatcattcaggtaacaacacaataataTGTCATTTCTATGATTTCTATGATCCCTcgtttttggtaaaataattaacatttttaatgattctgaaaggggtatgtaaacttttgacctcaattgtatgtaagtgctatgagaagtctcagttagcctaacaGTTCACAtggcaaggttttttttttctataataaataaaaaagaataggAAAAGTATAGggaatgctagtgttagagggtctttttaaaaataaaaatagaacaagtcaaaagaataaaaaagatgGAGAATTCTAGCGTTAGAaggtattttttataataaataaaaaacaaacaaacagataaaatagaattagaataaagAGTGCTAGAGTTAGAGGGTCAAATGAAGATGAAGAGATGTgttcataatataaatataatatgcatataaatTTAAACAGGTTAAAAacttacaaatattaaaaaactcttgtgaaaaagtacactttagcacaatttttaaaaagtattaatctaGAAATAAACTACTAAATAGAATATACTTAGATGTTGCATGTTGtttgtaatgaaataaaaatgtattatagtttaattgcaattaactcACCTCAAGAAAGCTTTTTTACCCCTTTTAAGTAGGACTTGAGAacatctttataagtaatttcaattactttgtctttgaaatatggttgaAGTGTCCTGATGAATGTACTGACAAacatttatggtaaactaaaatGTACTTGAATGCATCTTATATGTcagtaattacacatttataatgacAAAGTTACAatatagtacatttaaaatatatcaaccCTAAATGTAATATCAAGTAACATCAACTCAAGTACTTGTGCTTGTATTATGTTAGttaacacatcaaaataagtgtaaatAACAGCATAAGTTTATTAAAACATGATgatataaaatgtactttaaagtaaaacttttaatttgtcatttttcagtttttacacTATAAGTGCACACGGAAtacaattaaagggatagtttacccaaaaatgaaaattaccccatccTAGGTGaatatgactttcttccttcagatgaatacaatcggagttatattaaaaaatgtcctggctttttcaagctttataatggcagtgaatgggtgttgagattttgaagtccaataaagtgcattcatccatcataagaAGTGCTCCACATGCCTCCGGGGGGTTAATTAAGGCCATCTGAAATGAATGTAATTCACTTCAGCTGCCCAGAGGCGTGTGGAGCACTtcttatgatggatggatgcacttttttggacttcaaaatctcaacagctatTCACCGCTATtacaaagc of the Labeo rohita strain BAU-BD-2019 chromosome 19, IGBB_LRoh.1.0, whole genome shotgun sequence genome contains:
- the thap7 gene encoding THAP domain-containing protein 7, with the protein product MPRHCSAVGCKSRDTKDIRKSGITFHRLPKKGNPRRTTWIINSRRKGPEGKGQWDPQSGFIYFCSKHFTPDSFELSGVSGYRRLKDDAIPTIFENQPRERGNAGKCATKQRGRPRSVDKHISVKTSTINEDSENQEISNNEAVVQKVAENECENGEGEDKHVQPPPQPSSEAPQTSEETSLEDPPPDPSSPQPPPRPPSPSCYMRRLPPPPGFYLPKEHNYAQLCPLVWRKRYDKAIDSLEKALRLLSAARRRENRLRHALLRLRENRLRSTLFRTREGAKGKEARGGRFSSWTSQKGQGAKVERGCRDLEGLEESANEGATDEIDLLAEGWNGQTQAKGKVTGEEEEGCCFYCGRDNEGNKVSGYKEATVGADEVQGSHTKYKPKRIQEIKKKAKVLKEQKSENSRTDAAPVEQQSYYLYYCESAENEDTMQVVTMELQPHQLNTEDETSLELHNNAEAVQQLALLHPQTDMHTSSGPIQYQTTLQETSAPFQLQQIQVLQPQQGLLLPDLATKEKSDVEMEQGQQFFWVQERTDDHVLLMSVPTEARERNRVDVETVIETVQPQVILERYQSKDAEERDGLSVKCDSTALTVTGWENGQITHQSDMRPTADVRERLKEHLEGFQLQLSSEFID